One Rhododendron vialii isolate Sample 1 chromosome 2a, ASM3025357v1 genomic region harbors:
- the LOC131317282 gene encoding protein FAR1-RELATED SEQUENCE 5-like: MEEQDRTNVDPTPLFRAPPPRMQSLDDIAVSPSPSQPCQSSVNSCQEIYTPQVKNEVIPKIDQQFLKLDDVWEFYNKYARQARFSVRINSSRLGENGKVMRKEYVCFKEGERRNSKATKQRRGLTRDKCGAKLAVVRKGEVFVVSKFVESHNHELTTPRKVHLLKSHRQVLAAQKALTEQLSAANVPTCQQMSIFELQAGGIENVGFLPRDLYNDKRDRKNVVHGHDANMLYEHFEMEQQKNLGFRFTFERDEKDRMTHCFWEDATSRKSYQYFGDVVVFDTTYYTNKYSLIFAPILGVNHHKQTTLLGCAFLSDEKTDSFLWLFNEWLKAMPGGPPKLIITDQDPTMTRAIASALPNTFHRYCIWHIVSKFSEKMGALLYKEHYDELKNCI; this comes from the exons ATGGAAGAACAAGATCGAACCAATGTTGATCCAACCCCCTTGTTTCGAGCACCACCACCGAg aatgCAATCTTTGGATGACATAGCAGTATCACCGTCACCATCCCAACCGTGTCAATCATCTGTGAATTCTTGTCAAGAAATTTACACTCCTCAAGTTAAAAATGAAGTGATACCGAAAATTGACCAACAATTTCTCAAATTAGACGACGTTTGGGAATTTTACAACAAGTATGCTAGACAAGCTAGATTTAGTGTCCGAATCAATTCTAGTAGGTTGGGTGAGAATGGTAAAGTAATGAGGAAGGAGTACGTTTGTTTTAAAGAAGGGGAGAGGAGAAATTCTAAGGCCACTAAACAGCGTCGGGGTTTAACTAGAGACAAATGTGGTGCAAAACTTGCTGTCGTGAGAAAAGGTGAAGTGTTTGTTGTATCAAAATTTGTCGAGAGTCATAACCATGAGCTTACAACTCCAAGAAAGGTGCATTTGTTAAAATCTCATCGCCAAGTATTAGCTGCACAAAAAGCTTTAACGGAACAATTATCAGCTGCTAATGTACCAACTTGCCAACAAATGAGTATTTTTGAGTTGCAAGCGGGGGGTAttgaaaatgttggattttTACCACGAGATCTTTACAATGATAAAAGAGATAGGAAGAATGTAGTACATGGTCATGACGCGAATATGTTGTATGAGCACTTCGAGATGGAACAACAAAAGAATCTGGGCTTTAGGTTCACATTCGAGAGAGATGAAAAGGATAGAATGACTCATTGTTTTTGGGAGGATGCCACCTCTAGAAAGTCATATCAATATTTTGGGGACGTGGTAGTTTTTGATACTACGTACTACACAAACAAATATTCTTTGATATTTGCACCTATATTGGGGGTCAACCACCACAAACAGACAACACTTCTTGGGTGTGCATTCTTGAGTGATGAAAAAACTGATTCATTTTTGTGGCTCTTCAATGAATGGTTAAAAGCGATGCCAGGTGGACCACCCAAATTGATCATAACTGATCAAGATCCGACAATGACAAGAGCAATTGCTTCTGCTCTTCCAAATACGTTTCATCGATATTGTATTTGGCACATTGTGAgcaaattttctgaaaaaatgggTGCACTGTTGTATAAGGAACATTATGATGAGTTGAAGAATTGTATATGA
- the LOC131317283 gene encoding protein FAR1-RELATED SEQUENCE 9-like yields MTSNQRVEISHSFFKRYVSKENSMIDFVMRFNRALAKVRHNELDLDHKDVNEKPQLKTSWAMEKGMSEIYTWSIFERFQEEIFQINAYVVTFIRENEHRCLWNVQREEMEGARIHEISVDKSSNRVSCSCKMFEFDGIPCRHLLAYLFRMQIRELPTEYILQRWMKTAKAGRVMDDLGSDEVGDGQIPTRDSSQPFLAFGEFVESTHAVNHGSLRTECEYLDGFRLTECFDPAIVFGYPPSSSLVIDEAVLDEEESEVVREALESSQKKIALMRSARKDGSPSSIQLASTSRIQVPSSLGSQHSLKEPLQVRAKGCGKRLK; encoded by the exons ATGACTAGTAATCAACGGGTTGAAATTTCTCATTCGTTTTTCAAGAGGTATGTGTCCAAAGAAAATTCAATGATAGATTTTGTGATGCGATTCAATAGGGCACTTGCCAAAGTCCGACATAATGAATTGGATTTGGACCATAAAGATGTAAATGAGAAGCCTCAGTTGAAAACCTCGTGGGCAATGGAAAAGGGAATGAGTGAAATATATACATGGAGCATATTTGAGAGGTTTCAAGAGGAAATCTTTCAAATTAATGCATATGTGGTTACGTTCATACGCGAGAATGAACATCGGTGTTTGTGGAATGTTCAGAGAGAAGAAATGGAAGGTGCGAGAATTCATGAGATTTCGGTGGACAAGTCATCAAACCGTGTCAGTTGTAGTTGTAAAATGTTTGAATTCGATGGAATTCCTTGTCGGCACCTGTTGGCGTACCTGTTTCGAATGCAAATTAGGGAACTCCCTACTGAATATATCTTGCAAAGGTGGATGAAGACAGCAAAAGCGGGCAGGGTGATGGATGACTTAGGTAGTGAT gaggttggcgatgggcaaatcccaacGCGCGATTCTTCTCAACCCTTTCTGGCCTTTGGCGAATTTGTAGAGTCAACCCATGCAGTAAATCACGGATCTCTGCGAACTGAGTGCGAGTATCTTGACGGATTTCGGCTAACTGAGTGCTTCGATCCTGCAATTGTGTTCGGGTATCCTCCATCATCTTCCTTAG TTATCGATGAGGCTGTCTTagatgaagaagaaagtgaaGTTGTGCGAGAAGCTTTGGAATCTAGTCAAAAGAAGATTGCATTGATGAGGAGTGCTCGCAAAGATGGTTCACCGAGTTCTATCCAATTGGCTTCAACAAGTCGTATCCAAGTGCCTTCTTCTCTCGGAAGCCAACATAGTTTGAAAGAACCACTACAAGTAAGGGCAAAGGGTTGTGGTAAGCGTTTGAAATGA